One segment of Bradyrhizobium sp. CB2312 DNA contains the following:
- a CDS encoding invasion associated locus B family protein, translating to MWRVLILALMSGVLAGGIAGSARAQTSQPAPKPAPAAPKAAAPAAKTAAKPESKPAAPPAAVAGGAEPTLIGQFGTWGAYSATPNGKKVCFALAKPSSSKTNPPNRPRDPAYAFVSTRPAEKVNNEVSVMIGYALKPGSESSVEVGGAAFAMYTQGDGLWIKNAAEEERMVEAMRKSADLVVKGVSAKGTETTDTFSLKGLAQALDKIAQDCRR from the coding sequence ATGTGGCGGGTGCTGATTTTAGCTTTGATGAGTGGTGTGCTGGCCGGGGGAATCGCCGGTTCCGCACGGGCGCAGACGTCGCAACCCGCGCCCAAGCCTGCACCGGCTGCACCGAAAGCGGCTGCGCCGGCCGCAAAGACGGCGGCAAAGCCCGAGAGCAAACCGGCGGCCCCGCCCGCTGCGGTTGCCGGCGGCGCGGAGCCGACGCTGATCGGCCAGTTCGGCACCTGGGGTGCTTATTCGGCGACGCCCAACGGCAAGAAGGTCTGCTTCGCGCTGGCAAAACCCTCGTCGTCGAAGACCAATCCGCCGAATCGGCCGCGCGATCCGGCCTATGCCTTCGTCTCGACCCGGCCGGCGGAGAAGGTGAACAACGAAGTCTCGGTCATGATCGGCTACGCGCTGAAGCCGGGGTCGGAATCCTCGGTCGAGGTCGGCGGCGCCGCGTTTGCGATGTACACGCAGGGCGATGGCCTCTGGATCAAGAACGCGGCCGAGGAGGAGCGGATGGTCGAGGCCATGCGCAAATCCGCCGATCTCGTGGTCAAGGGCGTCTCGGCCAAGGGGACGGAGACGACCGACACCTTCTCGCTGAAGGGCCTCGCCCAGGCGCTCGACAAGATCGCCCAGGATTGTAGGCGGTAA
- a CDS encoding SDR family oxidoreductase: MFETGLLRDKRILVTGGGSGLGAAMGRRFLALGAELVICGRKLDRLEATAREMREETGGRVTTIACDIRDGAAVDSMMDAIWREAPLDILVNNAAATFIAQSEHLSFRAADAILAPTLHGAMYCTLAAGKRWIERQHKGVVLSILSTSTITGRAFTVPSAMAKSAVLAMTKSLAVEWRPKGIRTVAIAPGSFPTAGASGQLRPEGRDEGWTTRNPLGRTGEHGELADLASFLVSDRAGYINGEMVVIDGGAHLRSSGAEDLLRWTDAQWAAQRAARSRV, encoded by the coding sequence ATGTTTGAAACAGGTCTGCTCAGGGACAAGCGCATTCTCGTCACCGGCGGCGGCTCGGGGCTTGGCGCTGCGATGGGGCGCCGCTTCCTCGCGCTCGGCGCTGAGCTCGTGATTTGCGGCCGCAAGCTCGACCGGCTCGAAGCAACCGCGCGCGAGATGCGCGAAGAGACCGGCGGCAGGGTCACGACGATCGCCTGCGACATTCGCGATGGCGCGGCTGTCGACAGCATGATGGACGCGATCTGGCGTGAAGCGCCGCTCGACATCCTCGTCAACAATGCTGCCGCGACCTTCATCGCTCAGAGCGAGCATCTCTCCTTCCGCGCAGCGGATGCCATCCTCGCACCGACGCTGCACGGCGCGATGTATTGCACGCTCGCCGCCGGCAAGCGCTGGATCGAGCGCCAGCACAAGGGCGTCGTGCTCTCGATCCTCTCGACCTCCACCATCACCGGCCGCGCCTTCACCGTTCCCTCGGCGATGGCGAAGTCGGCGGTGCTGGCGATGACCAAGAGCCTTGCGGTGGAATGGCGCCCGAAGGGTATCCGAACCGTCGCGATTGCGCCGGGCTCGTTCCCGACCGCCGGCGCATCGGGGCAGCTCCGCCCCGAGGGCCGCGACGAAGGCTGGACCACGCGCAACCCGCTTGGCCGTACCGGCGAGCACGGCGAGCTCGCCGATCTCGCCAGCTTCCTGGTCTCCGACCGCGCCGGCTACATCAATGGCGAGATGGTGGTGATCGATGGTGGCGCGCATTTGCGCAGTTCCGGCGCCGAGGATTTGTTGCGCTGGACCGACGCGCAATGGGCCGCGCAGCGCGCCGCGCGATCCAGGGTCTAG
- the rlmN gene encoding 23S rRNA (adenine(2503)-C(2))-methyltransferase RlmN, whose product MQPTAEPHNATLVEKTPLETYVPPAKPSLIGLSRGELADRLGEIGVAPAQRKMRVQQLWHWLYFRGAQSFDEMTSISKGIRADLAQHFTVNRPEVVAEQISNDGTRKWLLRLPSGDNVEKAHEVECVYIPDTDRGTLCVSSQVGCTLNCSFCHTGTQRLVRNLTAGEIVGQIMVARDRLNDWADREDGTRRVTNIVMMGMGEPLYNFDAVRDALLIVGDNEGIGISRRRITLSTSGVVPNIVRAGEEIGVMLAISLHAVRDELRNELVPLNRKYPIKELLQACRDYPGASNARRITFEYVMLKGVNDSLDDAKLLVKMLKGIPAKINLIPFNPWPGTAYECSDWDQIEKFSEYIFNAGYSSPVRTPRGRDILAACGQLKSETEKLSARERQALRAMAMTD is encoded by the coding sequence ATGCAACCGACTGCCGAGCCGCACAACGCAACATTGGTGGAGAAGACTCCACTCGAAACCTATGTGCCGCCGGCAAAGCCGTCGCTAATCGGCCTGTCGCGCGGCGAGCTCGCCGATCGCCTCGGCGAGATCGGCGTCGCTCCCGCCCAGCGCAAGATGCGCGTGCAGCAGCTCTGGCACTGGCTCTATTTCCGCGGCGCCCAAAGCTTCGACGAGATGACCTCGATCTCGAAGGGCATCCGCGCCGATCTCGCGCAGCATTTCACCGTCAACCGCCCCGAAGTCGTGGCCGAGCAGATCTCCAACGACGGCACACGCAAATGGCTGCTGCGTCTGCCGAGCGGCGACAATGTCGAGAAGGCGCATGAAGTCGAGTGCGTCTACATCCCCGATACCGATCGCGGCACGCTCTGCGTCTCCTCGCAGGTCGGCTGCACGTTGAATTGCTCGTTCTGTCACACCGGCACGCAGCGCCTGGTGCGCAACCTCACCGCCGGCGAGATCGTCGGCCAGATCATGGTCGCGCGCGATCGTCTGAACGATTGGGCCGATCGCGAGGACGGCACCCGCCGCGTCACCAACATCGTGATGATGGGCATGGGCGAGCCGCTGTACAATTTCGACGCCGTGCGCGATGCGCTGCTCATCGTCGGCGACAATGAAGGTATCGGCATCTCCCGCCGCCGCATCACGCTGTCGACGTCGGGCGTGGTGCCGAACATCGTGCGCGCCGGCGAGGAGATCGGCGTCATGCTCGCGATCTCGCTGCATGCGGTGCGCGACGAGCTGCGCAACGAGCTGGTGCCGCTCAACCGCAAATATCCGATCAAGGAGCTGCTGCAGGCCTGCCGCGATTATCCCGGCGCCTCGAATGCCCGCCGCATCACCTTCGAATATGTGATGCTCAAGGGCGTCAACGATTCGCTCGACGATGCGAAATTGCTGGTGAAGATGCTCAAGGGCATCCCGGCCAAGATCAACCTGATCCCATTCAATCCCTGGCCCGGCACGGCCTATGAATGCTCGGACTGGGACCAGATCGAAAAATTCTCCGAATACATTTTCAACGCCGGCTATTCCTCGCCGGTGCGCACGCCGCGCGGCCGCGACATCCTCGCCGCCTGCGGCCAGCTCAAGTCGGAGACCGAAAAGCTCTCGGCCCGCGAGCGCCAGGCGCTGCGCGCCATGGCGATGACGGATTAG
- the argG gene encoding argininosuccinate synthase, with protein MTTILKSLPKGEKVGIAFSGGLDTSAALLWMKQKGARCYAYTANLGQPDEADYNEIPRKAEAFGAEKAVLVDCRTQLVHEGIAAIQSGAFHISTGGITYFNTTPLGRAVTGTMLVAAMKGDGVNIWGDGSTFKGNDIERFYRYGLLTNPALRIYKPWLDQQFIDELGGRAEMSAFMTAQGFAYKMSAEKAYSTDSNLLGATHEAKDLESLDSGIKIVNPIMGVPFWRDDCTVKAEKVVVRFEEGQPVALNGQTFTDPVALFLEANAIGGRHGLGMSDQIENRIIEAKSRGIYEAPGMALLHIAYERLVTGIHNEDTIEQYRISGMRLGRLLYQGRWFDSQALMLRETAQRWVARAVTGEVTLELRRGNDYSILNTESPNLTYAPERLSMEKVEDAAFTPADRIGQLTMRNLDIADTRTKLGLYSKTGLLSGSEGSQIFKLESDKG; from the coding sequence ATGACCACGATCCTGAAAAGCCTGCCCAAGGGTGAGAAAGTCGGCATCGCGTTTTCCGGCGGTCTCGACACCAGCGCGGCGCTGCTCTGGATGAAGCAGAAGGGCGCGCGCTGCTACGCCTACACCGCCAATCTCGGCCAGCCCGATGAGGCCGACTACAACGAGATCCCGCGCAAGGCCGAAGCGTTCGGCGCCGAGAAGGCCGTGCTGGTCGATTGCCGCACGCAGCTGGTGCACGAAGGCATCGCCGCGATCCAGTCCGGCGCCTTCCACATCTCGACCGGCGGCATCACCTATTTCAACACCACGCCGCTCGGACGCGCGGTGACCGGCACGATGCTGGTCGCGGCGATGAAGGGGGACGGCGTCAACATCTGGGGCGACGGCTCGACCTTCAAGGGCAACGACATCGAGCGCTTCTACCGCTACGGCCTTTTGACCAATCCTGCCTTGCGCATCTACAAGCCCTGGCTCGACCAGCAGTTCATCGACGAGCTCGGCGGCCGCGCCGAGATGTCGGCGTTCATGACGGCGCAGGGCTTTGCCTACAAGATGAGCGCGGAGAAGGCGTATTCGACCGACAGCAATCTGCTCGGTGCCACGCACGAGGCAAAAGATCTCGAGAGCCTCGACAGCGGCATCAAGATCGTCAACCCGATCATGGGCGTGCCGTTCTGGCGTGACGACTGCACTGTGAAGGCCGAGAAGGTCGTGGTGCGGTTCGAGGAGGGACAGCCGGTCGCGCTGAACGGCCAGACCTTCACCGATCCCGTCGCGCTGTTCCTCGAAGCCAACGCGATCGGCGGTCGCCACGGCCTCGGCATGAGCGACCAGATCGAAAACCGCATCATCGAGGCCAAGAGCCGCGGCATTTACGAGGCGCCCGGCATGGCGTTGCTGCACATCGCCTATGAGCGCCTCGTCACCGGCATCCACAACGAGGACACCATCGAGCAGTACCGCATCAGCGGCATGCGTCTTGGCCGTCTGCTGTATCAGGGCCGCTGGTTCGACTCGCAGGCCTTGATGCTGCGCGAGACCGCGCAGCGCTGGGTCGCGCGCGCCGTCACCGGCGAGGTGACGCTGGAGCTGCGCCGTGGCAACGATTATTCTATTTTGAACACGGAAAGTCCGAACCTCACCTATGCGCCTGAAAGGCTCAGCATGGAGAAGGTCGAGGATGCCGCCTTCACGCCGGCCGACCGCATCGGCCAGCTCACCATGCGCAACCTTGATATCGCGGATACGCGTACCAAGCTCGGTCTCTACTCGAAGACCGGCCTGCTCTCGGGCAGCGAAGGCTCGCAGATCTTCAAGCTCGAGAGCGACAAGGGCTGA
- a CDS encoding phosphatase PAP2 family protein, producing MNRTGLFIALALWLVIGVVFGLYPELDLKLASLFFDPETKTFPLKLNEWAGVARDAAMWVSWAFVLPPLVALVVKMIRPDRPLMVSGRAIVFLLVTIILSAVIITNLTFKTYWGRPRPVVVTEFAGDQQFVAWWDPRGDCARNCSFFSGEGATAFWTLAPAALAPPPWRPLAYTGAVVFGLVTSGLRMAFGGHFFTDVSTAGLVTFVVIWLFYALIYRWPRTRFSDAAVDAALTRLNMPAYRLRQRLFARRAGAEPSV from the coding sequence ATGAACCGGACTGGACTCTTCATCGCCCTGGCGCTGTGGCTCGTGATCGGCGTCGTTTTCGGCCTTTATCCCGAGCTCGATCTCAAGCTCGCGTCACTGTTCTTCGACCCCGAGACCAAGACGTTTCCGCTCAAGCTGAATGAATGGGCCGGCGTCGCGCGTGATGCCGCGATGTGGGTCTCCTGGGCGTTCGTGCTGCCGCCGCTGGTCGCGCTCGTGGTCAAGATGATCCGGCCCGACCGTCCCTTGATGGTGTCGGGGCGCGCGATCGTGTTCCTGCTCGTCACCATCATCCTGTCGGCCGTCATCATCACCAACCTCACCTTCAAGACCTATTGGGGCCGGCCGCGCCCGGTGGTGGTGACCGAGTTTGCCGGCGACCAGCAATTCGTGGCGTGGTGGGATCCGCGTGGCGACTGCGCGCGCAACTGCTCTTTTTTCTCGGGTGAGGGCGCGACCGCCTTCTGGACGCTGGCGCCGGCCGCGCTGGCGCCGCCGCCATGGCGGCCGCTCGCCTATACTGGCGCGGTCGTCTTCGGCCTCGTCACCAGTGGCCTGCGCATGGCCTTCGGCGGCCACTTCTTCACCGACGTCTCGACCGCCGGCCTCGTCACCTTCGTGGTGATCTGGCTCTTCTACGCGCTGATTTACCGCTGGCCGCGAACCCGGTTCTCGGACGCGGCGGTCGATGCCGCCCTGACCCGGCTGAACATGCCCGCCTACCGGCTGCGCCAGCGCCTGTTCGCCCGCAGAGCGGGCGCCGAACCCTCGGTTTGA